One Primulina eburnea isolate SZY01 chromosome 4, ASM2296580v1, whole genome shotgun sequence genomic window, atctaccttagttGTGCAGCATCTAGGATCACTCACGAGATAGTTTACTTCGCAAAACTGAAGACCAAACTGATCGCACAaaatgaatcagtctaactggctacgtcatttgagcagtacagctgattgaccagttgataggtgattcagcaggaaAATCTCAGAAGCCTGGTCAGCCGAAGAAGTGTTccactgatgaagaaacccagctgatcagtccaactgaacgagtgtgaaatcagttccactgacgagtcaactgatttcaccagcccaactgaaagatcggttcaaactgaccagttcaaagTATCAGTTAGAATCTTTCAGCTATAGATGAAGATAAACTCTTTCAAGTGGATTCCAGTTGTGCGAGAAGGTACAAAGTCattatccagtcaaaggacaataatggacgttgcatcagagcattaaagacaaaacgcttcGGAAGGAAAGTCAAAAAGACGAGTCACTAAGTCCAAGAAatcgattcaaatgcaacagatacaataaatgaatctcactgtacgatcagcttCTTCCGTCTATATAAAGAGAATATCGGTGAAGACTCAAATAAAAAAAGGGGAAAAAAGCACATATACAATACTAGAGAGAAAATGGCACGCTCAGTTgaatatcagctttcagaagcacTTAAGCCCGGAGGGAATTTTTCATAGTTGTATCAGCTTAGTTAAGAAGCCACTTTCCCTCAGTATGTgagaacattcttgttcagttctcacacacacacttacTCTCAAAACTACCCaaaacagtcttgcacaaagacgttaaacttgtgtatttagtctttctcacatagacattaaaaaagtgttgactggaagttgctgttttcagtcgtagctaggagttcagtttaggcagtggataagtcctagctgagtgggcttgtacaagtagttgtatggattaaagtcttctagtggatcctatccgtggagatagaaggggtgacgtaggagcagttgaagtctccgaatatccataaacatatctagTGTATTTGATTGATTAACTATcgtattaaaattattttgatcAGTTAGAGTATTCATGTGTTCAGTTGTTACCATAACTGGAATACAAGAATGTAAAAACTAATATGTGTTATTTCTGTTAGTCAGTatacacaagttaaaatattttctatcatttcagctttctttacgaaggatcacttcgagtttcttccgcttggtttaaaaccaaactcgatttaattcatcggtgttaatattcttagaacacgagctattgaagctcattgaagATTGTTATGTGTGAAATGCCgcacgagctattgaagctcacATGATCCATCACACCGCTTCAACTTTAGAAAATTGAGACACTCATGCGTCTCTTGTTTTAACAATCAAGCTCCCGCAATAACTCATTGATGTTATGAGACGCCTATAAATAGCGGTGATTGAGGTCCCTAAGCATACATTTCATAAGAACGTAATACATCATCTACAGAGAGTGTTGAGTGCTTAGAAGACATCAATCGGAGGAAATCAGAAAAGTTTCAAACTATTCAATGGCCGGAGGTAACACTCGATTCACTTCCGCatattatttatcatgtttatatatacGCAAAAACATGAATAATATGCGGAAGCGAATCGAGTGTTACTTCCGGCCATTGAATAATTTGAAACTTTTCTGATTTCCTCATATTGATGTCTTCTCATATcaccttataattattattcacTTTAATTATTCATATTTATGAGCATTTTTTAAAGCCAAAACttttcattaaaataacttTACATTCATATTTTTACTTAATTTGTTCatattatataaacataataaTATTGAATAAGAACAATTTGTGAATTATAATGATTTGCAATATCATACTATTATTCCACTCAATATTGTATGTAACAACAAAttataaagcatttaaaatcaattaattgaaGCAATAAGCAGTTTAAATAAtttacatgcatgtggtttacgtggattGATTTTTGGACGTTACAAATAATATCTACAATACTTTATCTATAACAAAATCAATTttttcaagtattttaaaaaaataataattaaatgatattataagtcttgatatttagatttcattttatgttatttatatgatattttatgtgtaaaatatatatcaaattatGGATAAATTGAGTACAACTCAAGTTAAATATCAACCCAGTTAACAAAAAATATACATTTTAAGTGAAAATTGGTCGAAGTTATACTCTCACAGAAAATCTATGTCAAAATATAATAAACCCCTCGCAAAGAATCTCTGCCTTTTCCGCTTTCAGCTCCCCCTTATCCCCGCTGCCAATGGCGTCCTCCGCCGTCGCCGCTTCTCTACTTCCGCCACTAAGTTCCTCCACCGCCAGCCGTCGGCGACGGAATTCCTCATCCATCATCCCCCCAACTCAATGTCGATTTTCTGCCTCCCATTCAACTATCCAGTCGAACCTCCCGTCTCTCGACGCTTCTTCCTCCAAAACCCCTAAACCCTCGAAATCTGTCCCTCCTGCGGCCGATTCTGTAATTTCCCACAAATTCATCGCCCTCTCCGCTGTCTCTGGCTTCCTTTTCCATTTCGCTGTCCCGCTAGTCGGTGGAGGCGGCGGCTCTAACTTCAATTTTTggggtggaggaggaggaggtggtggtggtggagacGGAGGTCAAGGTCGTAATTTCTGGTCTCGCATTTTCTTAGCCTTGGCGAAAGACGATGATCCTCAACAGGAATGGGATTCCCATGGATTGCCTGCCAACATTGTGGTCCTACTGAATAAGTTGAGCGGATTCAAGAAATACAAAGTCTCTGATATCTTGTTCTTTGATCGCCGCCGTGGCTCCACCGTCGGCACCGATGACTCATTCTTTGAGATGGTATCACTTCGCCCAGGCGGTGTTTACACCAAGGCGCAGCTCCAGAAAGAGCTTGAAACTCTAGCCACGTGTGGGATGTTTGAGAAAGTTGATTTGGAGACGAAAACAAACCCGGACGGCACCATCAATGTAACCATCCCATTCCTCGAATCAACGTGGCAGTCTGCTGATAGGTTCAGGTGCATCAACGTGGGTTTGATGGCTCAGTCAAAACCGATTGAAATGGATGCTGATATGACCGAGAAGGAGAAGTTGGATTACATGAGGAGTCAAGAGAAGGATTACCGGAGGAGGATTGAGAATTCAAGACCATGTATGCTACCACCGTCTGTGCAAAGGGAGATTTTGCAGATGTTGAGAGAGCAGGGGAAGGTGAGTGCGAGGTTGTTGCAGAGGATTAGGGATAGAGTACAGCAGTGGTATCATGAGAATGGGTACGCTTGTGCACAAGTTGTGAACTTTGGTAATTTGAATACCAAAGAGGTCGTGTGTGAGGTGGTAGAAGGTGACATTACACAGCTAGTGATTCAGTTCCAGGATAAGCTCGGGAATGTTTGCGAGGGCAACACACAGTTTCCTGTGATAAAAAGGGAGTTACCCAATCAGGTGAGGGTGGTAGTCAGTCATTTCCATtgctttaaagttcttgaatatatttGTGCTTTAGTTTATGAGATTTTTATACATCTCTTGATGGAGATATCCTTGTGTGGTGAATTGGTTTTGTGATAAAATGTGAAAGGTCTTATTCTAAAAAGTTTTGATTAGGCTAGGAAATTTAGCTTCTTTTGTCCAAAATGACTCGTGATTTTAATTATGATACTCGTGCAACATGTTACTTATCTTTGATGATATGGTAGGTTATTATTTTCGTGAAGTTTTCAGAGTGAATTTTCTTTATCTGGTGATTGTCTATGTGATTCGGTTTTTTTGTTGCAGgtttaaatatttgttttaattgGTTTTCAGCTTCGCCAAGGACAAGTTTTTAACATTGAGGCTGGGAAACAAGctttgagaaatataaattcGTTAGCTCTCTTCTCCAACATTGAGGTAAATCCACGCCCAGACGAAAAAAATGAGGGTGGTATTATCGTTGAAATCAAGTTGAAAGAACTGGAGCAGAAGTCTGCTGAAGTTAGTACAGAATGGAGTATTGTCCCGGGTCGTGGGGGCCGCCCTACTTTGGTAATTTGATGAACAATGAAACTTCATGTTTTAGGTTTGCTCTTGAACTTGGTTGTCAAGTGTTTTCCATTTGTGCATGCTACTCAGGCTTCAGTCCAGCCAGGTGGAACTGTTTCTTTCGAGCATCGAAATATTCAAGGGTTGAACAGGTCACTTCTTGGTTCAGTGACCACCAGCAATTTC contains:
- the LOC140830995 gene encoding protein TOC75-3, chloroplastic-like; its protein translation is MASSAVAASLLPPLSSSTASRRRRNSSSIIPPTQCRFSASHSTIQSNLPSLDASSSKTPKPSKSVPPAADSVISHKFIALSAVSGFLFHFAVPLVGGGGGSNFNFWGGGGGGGGGGDGGQGRNFWSRIFLALAKDDDPQQEWDSHGLPANIVVLLNKLSGFKKYKVSDILFFDRRRGSTVGTDDSFFEMVSLRPGGVYTKAQLQKELETLATCGMFEKVDLETKTNPDGTINVTIPFLESTWQSADRFRCINVGLMAQSKPIEMDADMTEKEKLDYMRSQEKDYRRRIENSRPCMLPPSVQREILQMLREQGKVSARLLQRIRDRVQQWYHENGYACAQVVNFGNLNTKEVVCEVVEGDITQLVIQFQDKLGNVCEGNTQFPVIKRELPNQLRQGQVFNIEAGKQALRNINSLALFSNIEVNPRPDEKNEGGIIVEIKLKELEQKSAEVSTEWSIVPGRGGRPTLASVQPGGTVSFEHRNIQGLNRSLLGSVTTSNFLNPQDDLAFKLEYVHPYVDGVYNPRNRTFRTSCFNSRKLSPVFTGGPGIEEVPPIWVDRAGVKANFTENFTRQSKLIYGLVMEEITTRDESSHISANGQRVLPSGGVSADGPPTTLSGTGVDRVAFLQANITRDNTKFLNGAIVGERNVFQLDQGLGIGSKFPFFNRHQLTVTQFLQLKQVEEGAGKPPPPVLVLHGHYGGCVGDLPSYDAFTLGGPYSVRGYNMGELGAARNILELAAELRIPVRNTHAYVFAEHGNDLGSSKDLKGNPTAVYRRMGHGSSYGAGVKLGLVRAEYAVDVNSGTGAIFFRFGERF